A window from Candidatus Nitrosotenuis cloacae encodes these proteins:
- a CDS encoding Lrp/AsnC family transcriptional regulator gives MHKLDDLDMKLLYELTKDGSISVPNLSKKMGINASVLYSRIKRLTKKKIIKKFTVIVDEAQLGIGVKATIGINRDPKLKDAIHKQLLQTPEIVSISEVTGRFDIMIGVHADNLEMLHNIVIDKIGKIDGIQSTETFVELQKTDKEPSYLVSK, from the coding sequence TTGCATAAACTAGACGATCTGGACATGAAGCTTCTCTACGAGCTTACCAAGGACGGAAGCATCTCTGTCCCGAATCTGTCAAAAAAAATGGGAATCAACGCGTCCGTCTTGTACAGCAGAATAAAGCGGCTCACAAAAAAGAAGATCATAAAGAAATTCACCGTAATCGTGGACGAGGCGCAGCTTGGAATAGGCGTCAAGGCGACCATCGGCATAAACCGCGACCCAAAGCTAAAGGATGCAATTCACAAGCAGCTGCTCCAGACGCCTGAGATAGTCTCAATTTCCGAGGTCACGGGCAGGTTTGACATAATGATTGGGGTGCACGCAGACAACTTGGAGATGCTTCACAACATAGTCATTGACAAAATAGGCAAAATAGATGGAATCCAAAGCACAGAGACGTTTGTGGAGCTGCAAAAAACGGACAAAGAGCCGTCTTATCTTGTTTCTAAGTAA
- the rpl12p gene encoding 50S ribosomal protein P1, producing the protein MEYVYAALILHKLKMEINEANISNVIKATGATVNDAQVKALVSALADVNIEEAIKAAPVAVAAAPAAAAAAPSGGEEKKEDAGKSEEAAMEGLSSLFG; encoded by the coding sequence ATGGAATACGTTTACGCTGCATTAATTTTGCACAAACTGAAGATGGAGATTAATGAAGCTAACATTAGTAATGTAATCAAAGCCACTGGCGCAACTGTAAACGACGCCCAAGTAAAGGCACTTGTTTCAGCACTCGCAGATGTAAACATCGAGGAGGCAATCAAGGCAGCACCAGTAGCAGTTGCAGCAGCACCAGCAGCCGCAGCAGCAGCACCAAGTGGTGGAGAAGAAAAGAAAGAAGACGCAGGCAAGTCCGAGGAAGCAGCAATGGAAGGCCTTTCCTCGCTATTCGGCTAG
- a CDS encoding transcription elongation factor Spt5: MSQEIKSHLFAVRTTGGQEKVVMNLLQNKIKTSKVSLLSVLLVDNLKGYIVLEAKDANAAFDALQGIRHIRGQLRGELEFKDIEGYLVTKSNAPQIAIDNVVEIIGGPFKGMKATVTRVDNDKQEATVILLDAPYQLPVTVDSNYLKISSA; the protein is encoded by the coding sequence TTGTCTCAAGAAATCAAGTCACACCTTTTTGCAGTTAGGACCACGGGAGGCCAGGAAAAGGTCGTAATGAACCTGCTCCAGAACAAGATAAAGACCAGCAAGGTCAGCCTGCTGTCCGTTCTGCTAGTCGACAACCTAAAGGGATACATTGTGCTTGAGGCAAAGGACGCAAACGCCGCATTTGACGCACTCCAGGGAATAAGGCACATCCGCGGCCAGCTGAGAGGCGAGCTAGAGTTCAAGGATATTGAAGGATACCTGGTAACAAAGTCCAACGCACCGCAAATCGCAATAGACAACGTAGTAGAGATAATCGGAGGCCCATTCAAGGGAATGAAGGCCACAGTAACCCGTGTCGACAACGACAAGCAAGAGGCAACCGTCATCCTTTTGGACGCACCATACCAGTTGCCAGTCACGGTAGACTCGAATTATCTGAAAATATCCTCTGCCTAG
- a CDS encoding 50S ribosomal protein L11, which translates to MSDSQSISALVTGGQASAGPPLGPALGPLGVNIMEIINTINSKTADFDGMKVPVTVTVNTKTKKWEVNVGIPSAAALLLKEAGITKGSGTSGATWVGDIKVDSIVKVAKAKIEKSYASSLKSVAKEIAGTCVSLGIKIEGKNPKEFTAEINAGKWDSKFN; encoded by the coding sequence ATGTCTGATAGTCAGTCCATTTCAGCACTAGTAACAGGCGGACAAGCATCTGCAGGTCCACCATTAGGTCCAGCATTGGGACCGCTAGGAGTGAACATCATGGAGATCATCAACACAATCAACTCCAAGACTGCAGACTTTGACGGCATGAAGGTCCCAGTAACAGTAACAGTCAACACAAAGACAAAGAAATGGGAGGTAAATGTCGGAATTCCATCAGCCGCAGCCCTGCTGCTAAAGGAGGCAGGAATCACAAAGGGTTCAGGAACGAGCGGCGCTACATGGGTGGGCGACATCAAAGTAGACTCGATAGTAAAGGTTGCAAAGGCAAAGATAGAGAAATCCTACGCCTCGTCACTGAAATCAGTTGCAAAGGAGATAGCAGGAACGTGCGTCTCACTAGGCATAAAAATCGAGGGAAAGAACCCAAAAGAGTTCACTGCGGAGATAAACGCAGGAAAATGGGACAGCAAATTCAACTAG
- the alaS gene encoding alanine--tRNA ligase: MNKEEILAKFSSEPDRYYKVKLFAEQGFVRKSCSVCKRFFWTLQGDRVSCPEHSDDTYSFIGSPPTSKRFDYSEAWKQVESFFVKNGHTSISRYPVVCRWRDDLYFTIASIVDFQRVMGSKVVFEFPANPLVVPQTCLRFKDIENVGVTGRHFSSFCMIGQHSIPNGKGYWKDECVDLDFRLLTDSFGINKDEIVFVEDVWAGGGSFGSSLEYYVRGLELGNAVFTEFQGELGNHTTLDQRIIDMGAGLERFAWITMGTPTAYDCCFGPITEKLIQKAGIDADSTILTKYFTEIAKGLEKYPDLSQVRKMAVKEAALTDRELSGLIAPLEGVYMIADHLRTLIFAISDGALPSNVGGGYNLRIILRRIMATIDRLGLHLDLDELIDSHIDYLKKTYPELEQYRSEVKTIIGIEVGRYHESKSRMEKIAANIKAQSKSLGVDDMIRLYESDGVTPDYLKEHQIITEIPDTFYTKLSELHQSEKKKAGEEIQLQGVPDTELLFYKDDPMKFDAKVLKIVKGKFVILDRTSFYARGGGQEPDHGRINGSDVVDVVKDGGVVLHEIKGAMPQEGATVSCQVDVERRQSITKHHTSTHVVNSSARASLGSWVWQHSAFKEKDYGRLDITHHSSLTDEEVRKIESTANSIIQKNLPVTIKEYERGEAEQSFGFRIYQGGVVPVKSVRIVSIEDFDVEACGGTHVKRTGEIGLLKITKSERIQDGVVRLEFVSGQAAINYIQKQESDISAIIKSLGSNREKLIKSFEHTMSDSEATKKRLKQLIKRTSTTIAKEAIHASKSFGAVKFYHTVDEELDEEFHIAVGDEAVRQDPSLIYCALVVKGSGIRIIVFSGESAIRTFKAGDMVREISSKLGGSGGGDARFGQGGGKDVSKIQDAVTYAESLIKTVGP; encoded by the coding sequence ATGAACAAGGAAGAGATCCTTGCAAAGTTCTCCAGCGAGCCGGACAGATATTACAAAGTAAAGTTGTTTGCAGAGCAGGGGTTTGTAAGAAAATCGTGCTCCGTATGCAAGAGGTTCTTCTGGACGCTTCAGGGCGACAGGGTGTCGTGCCCTGAGCACTCTGATGACACTTACTCGTTTATCGGCAGCCCGCCGACATCAAAGAGATTTGATTACTCCGAGGCATGGAAGCAGGTCGAATCGTTTTTTGTAAAGAACGGCCACACCTCGATTAGCAGGTATCCCGTTGTGTGCAGGTGGAGGGACGACCTGTACTTTACAATCGCATCCATTGTGGACTTTCAGAGAGTGATGGGCTCAAAGGTCGTCTTTGAGTTTCCCGCAAACCCGCTGGTGGTCCCACAGACATGCCTCCGATTCAAGGACATCGAAAACGTCGGCGTAACAGGAAGGCACTTTTCCAGCTTTTGCATGATAGGCCAGCACAGCATACCAAATGGCAAGGGGTACTGGAAGGACGAGTGCGTCGACCTTGACTTTAGGCTACTGACGGATTCGTTTGGGATAAACAAGGACGAGATCGTATTTGTCGAAGACGTCTGGGCAGGCGGAGGATCGTTTGGCTCGTCCCTGGAATACTATGTAAGAGGACTTGAGCTTGGAAACGCAGTTTTTACCGAGTTCCAAGGCGAGCTTGGAAACCACACCACGCTTGATCAGAGAATCATAGACATGGGCGCAGGACTAGAGAGATTTGCATGGATTACGATGGGCACCCCCACCGCGTATGACTGCTGCTTTGGACCCATAACTGAAAAGCTGATTCAAAAGGCAGGAATCGACGCAGACTCTACGATACTGACAAAATATTTCACAGAGATTGCAAAGGGGCTGGAAAAATATCCAGACCTCTCGCAGGTAAGAAAAATGGCAGTAAAGGAGGCGGCACTCACAGACAGGGAACTGAGCGGACTCATCGCGCCCCTCGAGGGAGTATACATGATTGCAGACCACCTAAGGACGCTCATCTTTGCAATATCGGACGGCGCGCTGCCAAGCAACGTGGGCGGCGGCTACAACCTCAGAATCATACTTCGAAGAATAATGGCCACAATAGACAGACTGGGCCTCCACCTTGACTTGGACGAATTAATTGACAGCCACATAGACTATCTGAAAAAGACGTACCCGGAGCTGGAGCAGTACCGCTCAGAGGTCAAGACGATAATCGGAATCGAGGTGGGCAGGTACCACGAATCAAAGTCAAGGATGGAAAAGATTGCGGCCAACATAAAGGCCCAAAGCAAGAGCCTCGGAGTCGACGACATGATTCGCCTGTACGAATCGGACGGCGTCACGCCGGACTATCTGAAGGAACATCAGATAATCACAGAGATTCCAGATACATTTTACACAAAGCTTTCAGAGCTGCACCAGTCCGAGAAGAAAAAGGCAGGAGAGGAGATCCAGCTGCAGGGAGTGCCAGACACAGAGTTGTTGTTTTACAAGGACGATCCCATGAAGTTTGACGCAAAGGTGCTCAAGATAGTAAAGGGCAAGTTCGTCATACTGGACAGGACGTCATTTTACGCGCGCGGCGGAGGGCAGGAGCCGGACCATGGAAGGATAAACGGATCAGACGTAGTCGATGTGGTAAAGGACGGCGGCGTGGTGCTGCACGAGATAAAGGGCGCAATGCCGCAGGAGGGCGCAACTGTAAGCTGCCAAGTAGACGTGGAAAGAAGACAGAGCATAACAAAGCACCACACCAGCACCCATGTGGTAAACTCGTCCGCAAGGGCGTCGCTTGGGTCATGGGTGTGGCAGCACTCGGCATTCAAGGAAAAGGATTACGGCAGACTCGACATCACGCATCACTCCAGCCTCACCGACGAGGAGGTGCGAAAAATAGAAAGCACTGCCAATTCGATAATACAGAAGAACCTCCCTGTAACAATCAAGGAATACGAAAGGGGCGAGGCAGAGCAGAGCTTCGGATTTAGGATTTACCAAGGAGGAGTCGTCCCGGTAAAATCGGTCAGAATAGTCAGCATCGAGGACTTTGATGTCGAGGCATGCGGCGGGACCCACGTAAAGAGGACCGGCGAGATAGGACTGCTAAAGATCACAAAGTCGGAGCGAATCCAGGACGGCGTGGTGCGACTGGAGTTTGTCTCAGGACAGGCGGCAATAAACTACATCCAAAAGCAGGAAAGCGACATCTCTGCAATAATAAAGTCACTTGGCTCAAACAGGGAGAAATTGATCAAGTCGTTTGAGCACACGATGAGCGACTCTGAGGCCACAAAGAAGAGGCTCAAGCAGCTCATCAAGAGAACCAGCACCACCATCGCAAAGGAGGCAATACATGCATCAAAGAGCTTTGGAGCAGTAAAGTTCTACCACACTGTGGACGAGGAGCTTGACGAGGAGTTCCATATCGCCGTAGGCGACGAGGCAGTAAGGCAGGACCCGTCCCTCATCTATTGCGCACTTGTTGTAAAGGGGTCTGGAATCAGAATCATAGTATTTTCCGGCGAGTCTGCAATCAGGACGTTCAAGGCAGGCGACATGGTGCGCGAGATATCCTCAAAGCTTGGCGGCTCCGGAGGCGGGGACGCAAGGTTCGGACAGGGCGGAGGCAAGGACGTATCAAAGATTCAGGACGCAGTCACATACGCAGAGTCACTAATCAAAACAGTGGGCCCATGA
- a CDS encoding trimeric intracellular cation channel family protein: MADISFVFLIYAFDLFGTMAFAVTGAFKAIEHKSDIVGILILSIITGVAGGTIRDVIIGRFPPNSIVDPLYVGICVASGVSVFFLHPHLKKHWNVFLKFDAIGLGVFTITGATFAYHIFGLNFLAIAFAGVLSAVGGGILRDVFVNEMPMVFVKEFYAAASFVGVVSFFVLLTMQMPLYAASICGIAITTLLRLVAMKYNWNLPRAREK; encoded by the coding sequence TTGGCCGACATATCGTTCGTTTTTCTGATCTATGCGTTTGACCTCTTTGGGACGATGGCCTTTGCGGTAACCGGCGCGTTCAAGGCAATAGAGCACAAGTCAGACATCGTGGGAATACTGATTCTTTCCATAATAACAGGCGTGGCAGGAGGAACAATCCGTGACGTGATAATCGGCAGGTTCCCCCCAAACTCGATCGTAGACCCGCTGTATGTCGGCATATGTGTCGCATCCGGCGTGTCGGTGTTCTTCTTGCATCCACACCTCAAAAAGCACTGGAACGTGTTCCTCAAGTTTGACGCAATCGGACTTGGGGTGTTTACAATAACTGGCGCAACCTTTGCGTACCACATCTTTGGGCTGAACTTTCTTGCAATCGCGTTTGCAGGTGTGCTGAGCGCCGTAGGGGGAGGCATACTGCGAGACGTGTTCGTAAACGAGATGCCTATGGTCTTTGTAAAAGAGTTCTACGCCGCTGCAAGCTTTGTAGGCGTAGTCTCGTTCTTTGTGCTGTTGACGATGCAGATGCCGCTGTACGCTGCGTCCATCTGCGGAATCGCAATAACTACGCTACTGCGCCTGGTCGCAATGAAGTACAACTGGAACTTGCCTAGGGCTCGTGAAAAATAG
- a CDS encoding 50S ribosomal protein L10, whose protein sequence is MHENRTTYPQKKTRMYQQLQELPKKYRVTALVRMEKVRSSQLLPLRKKFLGEVEVVSIKDQVAKKAFSTLNIPGISNLIESVTGQCVLMFTNMSPFKLNVLLGKNKVMMYARGGDVASVDVVVPAKNTGIAPGPMLTEFKEAGIATKIDQGTIWIQKDSTPVKKGGVVPAKLATLLQKLDIKTVEAGIALETALEEGKQFKREELVIDLDKYREMFARAHQEAVSLSIEAAYITEDNIKLILSKVAQGARSVAVESGYLTDDTKEQVLQKAAASAKSVASKAKGYTPA, encoded by the coding sequence ATGCACGAGAACAGAACGACATATCCGCAAAAGAAAACTCGCATGTACCAGCAGCTCCAGGAGCTCCCAAAAAAATACAGAGTCACCGCCCTTGTCAGAATGGAGAAGGTAAGATCATCACAGTTGCTCCCTCTGAGAAAAAAGTTCCTCGGTGAGGTAGAGGTAGTCAGCATAAAGGACCAGGTAGCAAAGAAGGCGTTTTCAACTCTCAATATTCCAGGAATCTCAAATCTAATCGAGTCAGTCACAGGACAGTGCGTCCTGATGTTTACAAACATGTCACCATTCAAACTCAACGTATTACTTGGAAAGAACAAGGTGATGATGTACGCAAGAGGCGGAGACGTCGCAAGCGTGGACGTCGTAGTTCCAGCAAAGAACACCGGAATCGCCCCAGGCCCGATGCTCACAGAGTTCAAAGAGGCCGGCATTGCCACAAAGATAGACCAAGGAACAATCTGGATTCAAAAAGACTCAACCCCGGTAAAGAAGGGCGGAGTGGTGCCAGCAAAGCTTGCAACACTCTTGCAGAAACTCGACATAAAGACAGTCGAGGCCGGAATCGCACTTGAGACAGCGCTCGAGGAGGGCAAGCAGTTCAAACGGGAGGAACTTGTCATCGACTTGGACAAGTACCGCGAGATGTTTGCAAGAGCACACCAGGAAGCAGTGTCACTTTCAATCGAGGCAGCATACATCACTGAGGACAACATCAAACTCATACTCTCAAAGGTCGCGCAGGGGGCCCGCTCAGTTGCAGTGGAATCAGGCTATCTCACAGACGACACAAAAGAGCAGGTGCTGCAAAAGGCAGCAGCAAGTGCCAAGTCGGTTGCCTCAAAGGCAAAAGGCTACACTCCAGCTTAG
- a CDS encoding SecE/sec61-gamma family protein translocase subunit: protein MDLKVTLKNMVNTMKLAKKSDKDDYMQHLRLVLLGVASIGTIGFIIQFVFSVFR from the coding sequence ATGGATCTTAAGGTCACCTTAAAGAACATGGTGAACACCATGAAGCTTGCCAAAAAGTCGGACAAGGACGACTATATGCAGCATTTACGATTGGTGCTTTTGGGCGTCGCCTCAATCGGGACGATTGGATTTATAATTCAGTTTGTATTTTCGGTTTTCAGATAG
- a CDS encoding NAD(P)/FAD-dependent oxidoreductase, producing MKIAVVGIGVAGGYLLSRLKKDHEVVGYERMSEESHDSICAWGTSRKEMTELCAKSGINFDDFVIHDGKNMHIDMNDGQKFGIKLKGLVTFDKIGLIKEMAKGVKVHYGAAPKLEDLEREYDLILDCTGFYRSYLPKIENDFYLPTYQYKIQYDGKIPIDDFYVKPFPGMTGYFWYFPLSDNMAHIGAGDYKKNHVAETDKFFEKYGGKVTKTVGRPIRLATPDMCEPFYHGKVIGVGESIGTVYPLLGEGIIPSMVCADILVRNLNNPEKYRAEVLEYFAIYKKVLQFIRSKMKGNFSVLRQIVDLISIFRYMKKNEDRFGMEIHMGDLMKVAKA from the coding sequence TTGAAGATTGCCGTAGTCGGAATCGGTGTTGCAGGCGGATACCTCCTATCTAGGCTCAAAAAAGACCACGAGGTTGTGGGATACGAAAGGATGAGCGAGGAGAGTCACGACTCCATTTGCGCGTGGGGCACGTCAAGAAAGGAGATGACTGAGCTGTGCGCAAAGTCTGGAATCAACTTTGACGACTTTGTCATCCATGACGGAAAGAACATGCACATCGACATGAATGATGGCCAGAAATTCGGAATCAAGCTGAAGGGGCTTGTCACGTTTGACAAGATAGGCCTCATCAAGGAGATGGCAAAGGGAGTAAAGGTGCACTATGGTGCGGCGCCAAAGCTTGAGGATCTGGAGCGCGAATACGATCTCATCTTGGATTGTACCGGGTTTTACAGAAGCTACCTCCCAAAGATTGAAAATGATTTTTACCTTCCCACGTACCAGTACAAGATCCAGTACGACGGCAAGATTCCAATTGACGATTTTTACGTAAAACCGTTTCCCGGAATGACTGGGTACTTTTGGTACTTTCCGCTGAGCGACAACATGGCCCACATTGGAGCAGGCGACTATAAGAAAAACCACGTAGCAGAGACAGACAAGTTCTTTGAAAAGTACGGCGGGAAGGTGACAAAGACTGTGGGCAGGCCAATCAGGTTGGCTACGCCGGACATGTGCGAGCCGTTCTACCATGGAAAGGTAATCGGCGTGGGCGAGTCCATAGGGACCGTGTACCCGCTGCTTGGCGAGGGCATCATACCAAGTATGGTGTGCGCAGACATCCTGGTAAGGAACCTAAACAACCCGGAGAAATATCGCGCAGAGGTGCTAGAATACTTTGCAATATACAAAAAAGTACTTCAGTTCATCCGCTCAAAGATGAAGGGCAACTTTAGCGTTCTAAGGCAGATAGTCGACCTGATCTCAATATTTAGGTACATGAAAAAGAATGAGGACAGATTTGGAATGGAAATTCACATGGGTGACCTCATGAAGGTCGCAAAGGCCTAG
- the leuS gene encoding leucine--tRNA ligase, with product MIDWNSIEAKWRARWHESRDFEIDPDSREKKFITVAYPYPNSPQHIGHGRTYTLADVHARFLRMCGYNVLFPMGFHYTGTPILGMAKRVQENDRELIENFKTLYHVPAETVKEFVEPVKIADYFHREIKDGMIEMGYSIDWRREFTTIDPVYKKFIEWQFRKLKGMNLVVQGSHPVGWCPNDQNPVSQHDTQGDVEPDFTEYILVKFHYNGTVIPTATLRPETVFGVTNLWINPEITYKKIKVNDEIWIVSPECARKLEFLDKKVEYIEDVGGAELVGKSVTILDKSIPIFPARFVESDNGTGLVMSVPAHAPFDYQALQDIRRDGTHDIQNIAKSIMPISIIKTEEYGEIPAQEVVERLKIESQDSPMLEEATKEVYAKEFYSGVLRENTGKFAGLKVSEAKDVIKDWLSSSKNSDILLELNNGPVRCRCGTECVVKILNDQWFLNYLDKSWKEKANKCFESMSILPNEIRPEFNYVVGWLRERACARQHGLGTTLPWDKDWIVESLSDSVIYMAYYILAKYVNSGELVADSLTDEFFEYILLGSGEAKKVASSCKISEELVAKIRGDFVYFYPVDARHSGRDLVPNHLTFFVLNHVAIFPQSNWPRQIVVNGSVLMDGKKMSKSMGNIIPLRQAIREYGADPIRLAIIISAELLQDADFNLESVSTIKNKLENIYEECARYRPGALGVESEDRWILARVQNLASQVTGSIEKMRLREALHHILFSFESDMQWYQKRALAKQRTDISGIMHAVLTARVAMLSPFAPHIAEEMWERLGNPGLVSKSQWPKSDQQVDAKAVQAEDLLASIIEDIRNILKVTKISPKNIVVYTADPWKMKAYQKIAKDVIGGQTNIGAIIKSLIADKETEGIKKDPDFVKKVVNSILADPVEARKMKSEMDALDETQIIKAELSSLVKKEFGVDLQVFSESDPAKYDPKGKARMARPFKPALLIE from the coding sequence ATGATCGACTGGAACTCAATTGAGGCAAAGTGGAGGGCACGATGGCATGAGTCCAGGGATTTTGAGATAGACCCAGACTCTAGGGAGAAAAAGTTCATCACGGTGGCATACCCGTACCCAAACTCGCCGCAGCACATAGGGCACGGAAGGACGTACACGCTTGCGGATGTGCATGCAAGATTTCTGCGCATGTGCGGATACAACGTGTTGTTCCCGATGGGATTCCACTATACCGGCACGCCGATTCTCGGCATGGCAAAGAGGGTGCAGGAAAACGACAGGGAGCTAATCGAGAACTTTAAGACGCTGTACCACGTGCCGGCGGAGACCGTAAAGGAGTTTGTAGAGCCGGTAAAGATAGCAGACTACTTCCATCGCGAGATCAAGGACGGCATGATCGAGATGGGCTACTCCATAGACTGGCGCAGGGAGTTTACCACAATTGATCCGGTGTACAAGAAGTTCATAGAGTGGCAGTTCCGCAAGCTAAAGGGGATGAACTTGGTGGTGCAGGGCTCGCATCCAGTGGGATGGTGTCCAAACGACCAGAACCCAGTGTCGCAGCACGACACGCAGGGAGACGTGGAGCCGGACTTTACAGAGTACATCTTGGTGAAATTCCACTACAACGGCACCGTGATTCCCACCGCCACCCTGAGGCCTGAGACGGTGTTTGGGGTGACCAACCTGTGGATAAACCCGGAGATAACATACAAGAAGATCAAAGTAAACGACGAGATCTGGATAGTCAGCCCCGAGTGCGCAAGGAAGCTAGAGTTTCTGGACAAAAAAGTCGAATACATAGAAGATGTAGGAGGCGCGGAGCTTGTCGGAAAATCTGTGACCATTCTTGACAAGTCGATTCCGATATTTCCTGCAAGATTTGTTGAAAGTGATAACGGCACGGGACTTGTGATGTCGGTTCCGGCCCACGCGCCATTTGACTACCAGGCCCTGCAGGACATCAGAAGGGACGGCACGCATGACATACAAAATATTGCAAAGTCGATTATGCCAATCTCAATAATAAAAACAGAAGAGTACGGCGAGATCCCAGCCCAGGAGGTGGTGGAAAGGCTCAAGATAGAGAGCCAGGACAGCCCGATGCTAGAAGAGGCGACAAAGGAGGTATACGCAAAAGAGTTCTATTCTGGCGTACTAAGGGAAAACACAGGCAAGTTCGCAGGGCTCAAGGTATCTGAGGCAAAGGATGTAATCAAGGACTGGCTTTCATCTTCAAAAAACTCCGACATATTGCTTGAGCTAAACAACGGCCCAGTCAGGTGCAGGTGCGGAACGGAATGTGTAGTAAAGATCCTCAACGACCAGTGGTTTTTGAATTATTTGGACAAGTCGTGGAAGGAAAAGGCCAACAAGTGCTTTGAGTCGATGAGCATCCTTCCAAACGAGATAAGGCCCGAGTTCAACTATGTTGTAGGATGGCTGCGTGAAAGGGCGTGTGCCAGACAGCACGGACTTGGCACCACGTTGCCGTGGGACAAGGACTGGATTGTGGAGAGCCTCTCTGATTCAGTCATATACATGGCGTACTACATCCTGGCAAAGTACGTCAACAGCGGCGAGCTTGTAGCGGATAGCCTCACCGACGAGTTCTTTGAGTACATTTTGCTAGGAAGCGGCGAGGCAAAAAAAGTTGCATCATCGTGCAAGATCTCAGAGGAGTTGGTAGCAAAGATACGAGGCGACTTTGTGTACTTTTACCCAGTCGATGCAAGGCACTCAGGGAGGGACCTGGTGCCAAACCACCTCACATTCTTTGTACTAAACCATGTTGCCATATTTCCGCAGAGCAACTGGCCAAGGCAGATAGTGGTGAACGGCTCGGTCCTGATGGACGGAAAAAAGATGTCAAAGTCCATGGGAAACATCATCCCGCTAAGGCAGGCAATCAGGGAATACGGTGCAGACCCAATCAGGCTGGCAATAATAATATCTGCAGAGCTTCTACAGGATGCGGACTTTAACCTCGAGTCGGTGAGCACCATAAAGAACAAACTTGAGAACATCTACGAAGAGTGTGCAAGGTACAGGCCGGGCGCACTCGGTGTGGAATCTGAGGACAGGTGGATTCTGGCAAGGGTGCAGAACCTGGCGTCTCAGGTGACTGGCTCCATCGAAAAGATGCGACTCAGGGAGGCGCTGCACCACATCCTGTTCAGCTTTGAATCGGACATGCAGTGGTACCAAAAACGCGCACTTGCAAAGCAAAGGACTGACATCTCTGGAATAATGCACGCAGTACTGACTGCGCGAGTGGCCATGCTCTCCCCGTTTGCCCCGCACATAGCAGAGGAGATGTGGGAGAGACTGGGAAATCCAGGACTTGTCTCAAAATCGCAGTGGCCCAAGTCGGACCAGCAGGTGGATGCAAAGGCGGTTCAGGCAGAGGACCTGCTTGCGTCGATAATCGAGGATATCAGGAACATACTCAAGGTGACTAAGATCTCGCCAAAAAACATCGTAGTGTACACCGCAGATCCATGGAAGATGAAGGCGTACCAAAAGATTGCAAAGGACGTAATAGGCGGCCAGACAAACATTGGCGCCATAATAAAGTCGCTGATTGCAGACAAGGAGACGGAGGGCATCAAAAAGGATCCGGACTTTGTGAAAAAGGTGGTCAACTCCATTCTTGCGGATCCGGTTGAAGCAAGAAAGATGAAATCTGAGATGGACGCACTTGATGAGACCCAGATAATAAAGGCCGAGCTCTCCTCGCTTGTCAAAAAAGAATTCGGAGTGGACCTCCAGGTGTTTTCCGAGTCGGATCCGGCAAAGTACGATCCGAAGGGCAAGGCAAGGATGGCAAGGCCGTTCAAGCCGGCGCTCCTAATTGAGTGA
- a CDS encoding 50S ribosomal protein L1 yields the protein MISESELTKMIKEAKETDKERKFKQSLEMYIILKDIDVKKGFAMNETIQLPKRLTAPTTVCIMAGGDMGLKAKSAKADRVISGDEINALAANKREARKFINNYDFFLADTQLMTTVGKVLGQLLGPRGKMPIPVPFNAPIESFLERFRSSIRVKVKNSLSLSCKIGDETMSDEDLASNAHAILSAVEKKLPNGDKNIRRIVVKTSMGKPVKQIQQVRK from the coding sequence TTGATCAGCGAGTCAGAATTAACCAAGATGATAAAAGAAGCCAAGGAGACTGACAAGGAACGCAAGTTCAAGCAGTCACTTGAGATGTACATTATTCTAAAGGATATCGACGTAAAGAAGGGATTTGCCATGAACGAGACAATCCAGCTGCCAAAAAGACTCACAGCCCCAACGACAGTATGCATAATGGCAGGCGGAGACATGGGCCTTAAGGCAAAAAGCGCAAAGGCAGACAGAGTGATCAGCGGCGACGAGATAAACGCACTTGCAGCAAACAAGCGCGAGGCACGCAAGTTCATCAACAATTACGATTTCTTTCTGGCAGACACACAACTCATGACGACAGTCGGTAAGGTGCTAGGTCAGCTTCTTGGTCCTAGAGGAAAGATGCCAATCCCAGTGCCATTCAACGCTCCAATAGAGTCATTTCTGGAGAGATTCAGATCTTCAATCAGGGTCAAGGTAAAGAACTCGCTATCACTTTCATGCAAAATCGGCGACGAGACCATGAGTGATGAGGACTTGGCATCAAACGCGCATGCGATACTGAGCGCAGTTGAGAAAAAGCTTCCAAACGGGGACAAGAACATCAGACGAATTGTAGTAAAGACATCAATGGGAAAACCAGTCAAACAAATACAGCAGGTAAGAAAGTAA